Sequence from the candidate division WOR-3 bacterium genome:
GTTTTGATCTGCGATATCAAAAACAGTCATGTTCTACTCCATGTACCTTAATTGGATATAAGGAAGAAGGCGGCCGTCTGTTTTGATGACTTCTGCGTTTTCGGCTCCGATTTCAAAATCAACAGATGTCTGTTCGTATTGATAACTCGGCCAATAACTGACTTCTATGTTGGCTTTGTAGGTGCCATTTTGGACTGTGTTACCATCGCTGTCTTTGAGGTTCCAGGTGTAGACATGGTTTCCGAGATCGATGCTCGCGCCGGTATTCGCGTCTGTTGTGAAATTGGAAGAGTTCCCCCAAAGTGGTAATGTCGTTTGAACGGCTTTGACGTTTCCGGCAAAACCCGATACGTAGATTGTTTTGATGAAATTTTCCTGATCGTCTTCTATCCAAACAGCTGTCTGCGGCGGAAGCTCGTCTATAAAACCCAGAGAGAATTCTATTATAAGGCAAGGCTTTTCGAGGGATGAAAAGTCCACCGTAAAGGGTCTTGGATTTAAAACTTCAAAAACCCATTGTGCTTCTTGTGAAGAGGGATAGTCGTTGACTACGTTTGTCCATTTTGAGGCGCCAAGTTTTCTGTAGCCGTATCCGATGTGAAAGAGCGCTGCAGTTTTCACCGAATCGGGAGCGTCGCTTTCAAGTATTTCGTTCAAGTCGGATATACCCTGTTCGAGTTTTCCGACGAAGAAAGGAAACTGGACACCCATGATTCCTCTCAGAAGCTTGAATTCAATATTGTCCGGCTCAATATCGAGGACTTTATCAATTTGATTCATCGCTTTAAAACAAAGATTGGTCCTGTAATCCGTGTCTTCGGTGATGCTCTCTTCGTAAGGGGTTTCCGCCAGAGCGAGATAAACATAGGCGAGAAGCGAAAATGTTTCGACGCGGTTATCATCAAGTTCAACAGCTTTGACCAAAAGAGTTTCAGCCCGGAAATATTCCCCCTCTTCGTAAGATGATTTCGCTCTGGAGAGGAGGTCGTCTAAATCTTCAGCGGAAAAAACAGCCGTGTCTTCAACCGGCTTAAGCGGTTTAAGGCGTTCAATTTCGTCACGCGCTTTTTGAGACAATTCCAGGTCGTTGGAAAGAGAGAGCAGTTCTTCCCACACTTTAATTGCGGATTCTATGTCATCCCGCTTTTCGTATCCCTGGGCTAAATATATTCTCGCTGATATCAAAAGAGACGAATCTTCTTCCTCCGAAGATGTCGGTGTCAGCGCGAGAAGCGTTTCAAGATCTTTTATTCCCTTGTCCAATTTTCCCAAAAAAACCGGGACAACAACGCTCATGAAACCTCTGTAAAACAGGGCGTCGGGATTATCGGGGGCAAGCATGACCGCTTTGTCGAGTATTGAAAATGATTCAAAAGCGCGTGAAGCCTGAAGCTGGAAATCTCTTGTCTCACCTGCGCTTTTACCGATGTAAAAGCCGAGAAGCGCCAAAATTCCTGAATTTTCCGGATACGCTTCGGCAGCTTTCCTCATTAACTCAACGGCCGCTTCAGTGTTGCCTTCTGCGTTGAGTATACCCGCCTGTTCTTTGAAATCTTCGACTGTTGTTTGTGAAAAAACTGAAAATAAAGGTAAAAACAAAAAAACTGTTAAACAAATCAAAGATTTCATTATCTCTCCATTTCGATGATTTTATTGTAAAAAAAAGCCGCTTCCCAAAAATTTTCAATAACAGCGAATGAACTTATAGTCGCTCCGGTGACTGCGTCTATTTCATAATCGTTGAAATTTCTGTTTTCTATATCCAGAAAACCGATTTTCATTCCCGTGAATTTATCGAAAAAACTTTTTTTTTCAAGAAGAACAAAATACTGTGGGGTTTCATTGTGAGATAAAAGAAGAACCCCTATGCAAATACCGTCTGCGGAAATTCCTGTCAAGGTAATTACCGGTCCTACCAGTCCGCTGTTATCGCCCAAAAAACCGTATCCGATCAAAGAATTGTCTTTGTAGACATTGTAGTATGATGAAGTATCGAGAAATACTTTTTCGAAAGAATCAGCAAATACGAAGATTTTCTGAAGGTGAATAGTCTCCTGCGAATCTGCAGAGAGGAGAGAAGATGTGTTAAGGCATGAAATCGAGAAATCTGAAAAAAAACAGAGGACAAACAAAACCATCGCGCTGCTTTTCATTTTGACCTTTTTTTTAGATATTTTTTAAATAAAATAATTTATATTGCGTGAAACGTAAAGTTTTAATTTTTTGGCGGAATTTGATTGCAAGGAGACAAATATGGACACAAGCCGAAAGGTGAGAGGTATTGTGGATTTGTACAGAAAAAAATAAACGACGAAAGGATTTATTTTCATCCAAATGTGCCTTATAAGAAATTAGCCAACATGCAGGACAGCTATGCCAGATGAGCTAAGACGAAATCTGTGCTGGTTCTGATAGACAACACTACTTTCGGAAACGCCAAAGACGGGGCTCTTTTCACCGATGAAGCGGTCTATTCACACAACATGATGCAGAAAGCCCAAAAATACAAGTATGAAGAAATCGACTCGGTGGTTTTTATACCTGGTTTGACGAGCAACCTAATAATAAACGGAATAAAATTTCTCGAGACTAATTTCCCATCACAGTTTTCAATTAACCTTATAAAAGAGATGCTCGGTGAAATTGTTCATGAACTCAGGATTAATTCTGCGAAAAGCGCATCTCCTGTTGATGCCCTGAAAAAACTCAAAGAACTCTTTGAACAAGGCTTGATAAATGAGGCGGAGTATGAAGAAAAGAGAAAAAAATACGTTGAGCTTCTTTAGGGCGGGAGGTCTGTCGTCAGGAAATTATCGATCTAATTATTTTATAGACTTCAAATCCTTCAGACAATTCGGGATGAAAAGTAGAGACGATTATTCTGTCTTTATGCAAGAAAACCGGATCATCGTCTGAAGTGGCGAGTATTTCCACTCCATCGCCTATTTTCGATATCTTTGGAGCTCTAATAAAGACGCCTTCCGCTGTTTTTTCTTTCGTGTATTTGTGGGTTTCTTCAGTAAAGTAGATTTTTTTTACGGAAGAATCCAACTGTCTTCCATAGGCGTTTCTTTGAATCTCGATGTCTAAAAAACCCCATGGTTCAATTTTTTTCCCATTCAGGATTTTTTTTGACAAAAGTATGCTTCCGGCGCAGGTTCCGAAAACCGCTGAGCCTTTTTTAGCTTCTTCTTTTATTTTGCTGTCCAGCCCGTAAATTTTTGAAAGGAGAAAAATCGTAGACGATTCGCCTCCGGGGATTATTATCAAATCTGAAAAAGGCGGGAAATCAGAAGGTTTCCTGACAAAGAAAATTTTAGAAGCCTTGAAGTACTCTCCCGCTTTTGAAGCGTGTGAAGAGTAGTCCCCTTGAACGGCGACTACAGATATGAATTTTACCATCCTCTTGTCTGAAGTTCGTCTTCCGGTGAAATTTTTGAAGAGTCAATGCCCTTCATGCCTTCTCCCAAGTCTTCTGATATCTCAGCTATCAATTTGGGATCGTTGTAATGAGCGACTGCCAGTACTATCGCACGTGCCCTTTTTTCCGGATCGGAAGATTTAAAAATACCGGAACCGACAAAGACGCTCTCCGCGCCGAGTTGCATCATTAAAGACGCATCTGCGGGAGTAGCCACGCCTCCGGCGGCGAAGTTCGGAACAGGAAGTTTTCCTTTTTCAGCCACAGATCTGACCAGTGAATAAGGGGATTGAAGCTCCTTAGATTTCGACATTATTTCATCGTCTCTTAAAGTCGTCAGAAGCCGTATCTCGCTCATGACTGTCCTCATATGCCTGACAGCGTGAATTATATCGCCCGTGCCTGCTTCGCCTTTGGTTCTTATCAGGGCGGCTCCTTCGCCGATTCTTCTTAGAGCCTCTCCGAGATTTCTGCAGCCGCAGACAAAAGGGACATCGAAAGCAAATTTATCGACGTGAAATTTATCGTCAGCAGGGGTTAGGACCTCTGATTCATCTATAAAATCTACTCCTAATGCCTGAAGAATCTGGGCTTCGGCAAAATGGCCGATCCGGCATTTAGCCATGACAGGAATGTCTACAGATGACATGATTTCCTTGATTTTTTTTATGCTCGCCATCCTGGCAACACCGCCCGAAGCCCTAATATCGGCCGGAACTCTCTCAAGAGCCATGACCGCGACAGCGCCTGCTTCCTGGGCTATTGTCGCCTGAACGGCGTCTGTGACATCCATGATGACTCCCCCCTTGAGCATATCGGCCAACCCGATTTTAATTTTTATCTCAGCCATGAAAACCTCCTTAAAAATACCTGCTGTAGTGAAATTTTTTTGAATCTACATTATATCACAATTTCAAAATAAATTAAATCATCCCTTATATATAGAAGAGATACCTAACAATCAGAGAATCCCTTCAGGGGCAGTGAAATAAATTTCTCCTCCTGAACTGATAAACTGCTCGAGTTGTTCCGCGAGCCATAAAATCCTTTTTGAGTCTAGGTGTAGCAAGGGATTTTCAATGAAAAGACACTTGGGCAAGGCAGAAAGAGAAAGGCAAAACGCCAGAACTCTTCTTTGTCCCGATGAAAGCCTAAAAGGATCAGCTTCCATGATCTCTTCGGAAAAACCGGCTTTAATTGCTCTGTCGAGAAATACATCTCTATTTAAGCCTCTAAACAAGACTTCCTCTCGGATCGAGCCTGAAAAGAAAAGGCGTTCGGAGTAGCTTGGGAGAAATGAAATCGATGGTTTATTTTTCATCATTTTCCTCGTGAGTTCCGATAATTCAAGAGTATTTTGAAGCCTGTGACAATTCCCGGAACTAAAAACCTCCCGTATAATTTTCAAATAAGACTCTTCTCCGGGAATTGTTTCCAAAACCTTCATCCTGCCGTTTTCAATTAAAAAGTTTTTCTGTGTAAAACCTTTGAAAAATGAAGGAAATTGAGTTACAAAAAGGCTTCCTACGCAGTTTTCTGAGACAAGGCCGATAAAATTCTGTCTCTCAGCGGAAGACAAATTTACAAAAACTTCATCGAAAAGAATGAATTTTTTGCCGGAAACTAAAAATCCTGCTGTAAAAAGGTTTAAAAGGTCGCTGTGCGACATACCATAAGTGCATTTGTCCTTTAACGACCATTCGTGCATTGTTTTTAAAATAAGATTATCCTCCAGGGGTTGTTTTCTAAGGCAAGCGCTGAATCTTAGTTCTTTTTGAGATGAAGTAAACACTGTTTGGCTGAAAATGTCCTGTCTTACAAGTCCCACGAAAGGAACAACGTCTTGGGTGTTTTCACCGACGCATATTTTCCCTGAATCAGGAGGTAAAAGTCCCGACAAAATAAACAAAAAAGTACTCTTTCCTGAGCCAATTTCACCGGAAACGGTAATTATTGAATTTTCGCCTAACTCAAAGCTTATATCATTTAAAAATTTCTCTTTATTCCAAGAAAATGATATATTTTCAGCGAAGAGTTTCATAGATTAGGGGTTAACACGCACAAAAGTAAAAGAAAAGAGGAAATTGTGCCCGATAAAATAGCTGTTATTGATTTCGGAGGACAATACGCTCATCTAATTGCCACTAAAGTCAGAGAAGCGGGTGTTTACGCGGAAATTTTAGAACCAGATCACGACGTTGAATTACTGCGTAGTTACAAGGGATTGATTCTTTCGGGAAGCCCCGCTCTCAGTTCTCAGGATGAATTTGCCATGAATGGCGACATATTCACTGGAGGAGTTCCGATACTCGGTTTTTGTTTCGGTCATCAGGAAATTGCTAAATTTCACGGGGGCAAAATTGAGCACAAAGGGCAGGAATACGGCAGAAGTGTCTTGCGGATAACAGCGGAATCGCCTTTATTCGAAGGTCTTTCAAAAGAAGAAACAGTGTGGATGAGCCATGGAGACGCGGTTGTTTCTCCCGGGGATATGGAAGAAATCGGAGTTTCTGTCTCTCCGGACGGTAAAATCCAGAGGTATTCCGCACTCCAGCATATGCCCTTAAAGCATTTCGGGTTACAGTTTCATCCTGAAGTCGACGATACTCCAAACGGCAAAAAAATGATTGAAAACTTTGTCCTGAAAATTTGTTCTTGTCGAAAATCATGGACCCAGAAGACTATTCTTGACACTATAGAAAACAGCCTGGGGAAAAACACTCTGCACAAAAAAGTGGTAATGCTCGTCAGCGGAGGAGTAGATTCAACCGTGGCGGCGGTCCTACTCGGAAAATTTCTTCCCTCCGAAAACCTCCATTTCATTCATATTGACACGGGTCTGATGAGAGAAAACGAAAGCGCTGAGGTCATATCGCTTTTTGAAAGGCAAGGGTTGCTAAACAGCATGGAATTCATCGATGCTTCAAGAAAATTTCTGAGTAAGCTTGAAGGCATAAGCGACCCTGAAGAAAAAAGAAAAATAATAGGAGATACTTTCGTAGAGGTATCTCAGGATCTAATAGAGAATTCCTCTGAAGACGAAAGTTTTGTACTGGGCCAGGGAACTATATATCCCGACAGAATTGAGACTGGCGGATCCAAGCATGCCAATAGAATAAAGACTCACCACAACAGAGTCCCTCTCATAGAGGAAATGATAAAAGAAGGAAGGGTGGTTGAACCAATAAAGGATCTATACAAAAAAGAGGTCAGAGATTTAGGATCAAATCTCGGTATACCTTCGGAATTTTTAAAAAGGCATCCTTTCCCCGGTCCTGGTCTGGGCGTGAGGTGTGTTTGTTCTGATGGTTTAGTCGAGAACAACGAATTTGAAAAGGTGAAAAAAAGTTTGGCTACAATTCACAGGGGAGCATTTAAATTAGGCGCGATTCCGATTAAATCAGTCGGTGTAAAAGGTGACTTGCGAAGCTATGAATTTACCGCCACTGTGTGTTCTGAAAAATATGATTTATCGGAAGGATCAATTTTTGCAAACGTAGTTTTCCGTTTTGCAAAAGGCGTTAAC
This genomic interval carries:
- a CDS encoding DUF2271 domain-containing protein; the protein is MKSLICLTVFLFLPLFSVFSQTTVEDFKEQAGILNAEGNTEAAVELMRKAAEAYPENSGILALLGFYIGKSAGETRDFQLQASRAFESFSILDKAVMLAPDNPDALFYRGFMSVVVPVFLGKLDKGIKDLETLLALTPTSSEEEDSSLLISARIYLAQGYEKRDDIESAIKVWEELLSLSNDLELSQKARDEIERLKPLKPVEDTAVFSAEDLDDLLSRAKSSYEEGEYFRAETLLVKAVELDDNRVETFSLLAYVYLALAETPYEESITEDTDYRTNLCFKAMNQIDKVLDIEPDNIEFKLLRGIMGVQFPFFVGKLEQGISDLNEILESDAPDSVKTAALFHIGYGYRKLGASKWTNVVNDYPSSQEAQWVFEVLNPRPFTVDFSSLEKPCLIIEFSLGFIDELPPQTAVWIEDDQENFIKTIYVSGFAGNVKAVQTTLPLWGNSSNFTTDANTGASIDLGNHVYTWNLKDSDGNTVQNGTYKANIEVSYWPSYQYEQTSVDFEIGAENAEVIKTDGRLLPYIQLRYME
- a CDS encoding FMN-binding protein, producing MKSSAMVLFVLCFFSDFSISCLNTSSLLSADSQETIHLQKIFVFADSFEKVFLDTSSYYNVYKDNSLIGYGFLGDNSGLVGPVITLTGISADGICIGVLLLSHNETPQYFVLLEKKSFFDKFTGMKIGFLDIENRNFNDYEIDAVTGATISSFAVIENFWEAAFFYNKIIEMER
- a CDS encoding SHOCT domain-containing protein, producing MLVLIDNTTFGNAKDGALFTDEAVYSHNMMQKAQKYKYEEIDSVVFIPGLTSNLIINGIKFLETNFPSQFSINLIKEMLGEIVHELRINSAKSASPVDALKKLKELFEQGLINEAEYEEKRKKYVELL
- the pdxT gene encoding pyridoxal 5'-phosphate synthase glutaminase subunit PdxT, which encodes MVKFISVVAVQGDYSSHASKAGEYFKASKIFFVRKPSDFPPFSDLIIIPGGESSTIFLLSKIYGLDSKIKEEAKKGSAVFGTCAGSILLSKKILNGKKIEPWGFLDIEIQRNAYGRQLDSSVKKIYFTEETHKYTKEKTAEGVFIRAPKISKIGDGVEILATSDDDPVFLHKDRIIVSTFHPELSEGFEVYKIIRSIIS
- the pdxS gene encoding pyridoxal 5'-phosphate synthase lyase subunit PdxS, with protein sequence MAEIKIKIGLADMLKGGVIMDVTDAVQATIAQEAGAVAVMALERVPADIRASGGVARMASIKKIKEIMSSVDIPVMAKCRIGHFAEAQILQALGVDFIDESEVLTPADDKFHVDKFAFDVPFVCGCRNLGEALRRIGEGAALIRTKGEAGTGDIIHAVRHMRTVMSEIRLLTTLRDDEIMSKSKELQSPYSLVRSVAEKGKLPVPNFAAGGVATPADASLMMQLGAESVFVGSGIFKSSDPEKRARAIVLAVAHYNDPKLIAEISEDLGEGMKGIDSSKISPEDELQTRGW
- a CDS encoding ATP-binding cassette domain-containing protein, encoding MKLFAENISFSWNKEKFLNDISFELGENSIITVSGEIGSGKSTFLFILSGLLPPDSGKICVGENTQDVVPFVGLVRQDIFSQTVFTSSQKELRFSACLRKQPLEDNLILKTMHEWSLKDKCTYGMSHSDLLNLFTAGFLVSGKKFILFDEVFVNLSSAERQNFIGLVSENCVGSLFVTQFPSFFKGFTQKNFLIENGRMKVLETIPGEESYLKIIREVFSSGNCHRLQNTLELSELTRKMMKNKPSISFLPSYSERLFFSGSIREEVLFRGLNRDVFLDRAIKAGFSEEIMEADPFRLSSGQRRVLAFCLSLSALPKCLFIENPLLHLDSKRILWLAEQLEQFISSGGEIYFTAPEGIL
- the guaA gene encoding glutamine-hydrolyzing GMP synthase: MPDKIAVIDFGGQYAHLIATKVREAGVYAEILEPDHDVELLRSYKGLILSGSPALSSQDEFAMNGDIFTGGVPILGFCFGHQEIAKFHGGKIEHKGQEYGRSVLRITAESPLFEGLSKEETVWMSHGDAVVSPGDMEEIGVSVSPDGKIQRYSALQHMPLKHFGLQFHPEVDDTPNGKKMIENFVLKICSCRKSWTQKTILDTIENSLGKNTLHKKVVMLVSGGVDSTVAAVLLGKFLPSENLHFIHIDTGLMRENESAEVISLFERQGLLNSMEFIDASRKFLSKLEGISDPEEKRKIIGDTFVEVSQDLIENSSEDESFVLGQGTIYPDRIETGGSKHANRIKTHHNRVPLIEEMIKEGRVVEPIKDLYKKEVRDLGSNLGIPSEFLKRHPFPGPGLGVRCVCSDGLVENNEFEKVKKSLATIHRGAFKLGAIPIKSVGVKGDLRSYEFTATVCSEKYDLSEGSIFANVVFRFAKGVNRVLWMFGLKELPEFKPRRAYITPDRLQLLRKADKKANDLLLKHRVYEEIWQMPVIMLPVKVNGLDAEIIVLRPVRSERGMTARPYFLSENFMREMDVSLKETGSHLLAFDLSSKPPATIEWE